The DNA sequence ttgtaaaatttatatGTTTGGGTTAGAAAGTTACtgtaaaatttaagaatagcCCTCAGGAACAATACCATTATCACCAAGATTGGAACGAAGTAAAAAGAAAGTACCTCATCAAAGAACACTATACATGGAGGGTGAGTTTttgcacatttgaaaatattttccacCATCAACTTGTTCCAGGAAAACTTTGAAATTTCAGTGCCCTATATGGAGAATTTAAGTAACACAATAAGAATAAATGATCAATTAAGGTTACCAACTCTATTCAGATCAAATATGTAACAAAAGAGAGAACCTTGATGTGCATGAAATGCGCTCCTGCTTCTTTAGCCAAAGCCTGGACAATCAATGTCTTTCCACAACCCGGAGGACCATAAAGGAAAAAAGAGTTCGGCAAGTTCTTCACCCCGATTTCCCCAAGAGACTAAAAAAGATAGCTTATTTAGGAAATGCAAAGCTCcgagaattgaaaaaaaaaaaaaaaaaaaaaaagaaaaaaagaaaaagataattgGGAGATCTTATGTAACCAAGCTTTTATTCTCAACAATTTTTAGCTGGCTAGTCACAAGATATATGATGTAAAATTGTGCAAATTTGACAGGAGGGCAAACATAAGATACAACAATACTTGACAATACAAATATGTAAAAACTTGACATATCAAATTGCTAAATGAGACGaccaaaaatcaataaattaggAAAGGGAACTACTCTATGTAGTTAAGAAACCATATTTATGCCCTTAACAATATGATGGTAATTTTGACAATAATTGTAGGCTTCCAAATTTAAATCAGCTCAACAAAAAGGCAAGGGAACTACCGTATAAACTTTTGGAAACTTTATACGCTTAACTATGCGACGTTCAAGTTCCAACTTCAACAATTGAAGGCCTCCAACATCATCCCAGTTTGTAGATGGTGTAGTGGAAAAATCTTCCATTTTAGCAGAAGGCCGAACCGTCCCAAAAGCATCCTGTCATAAGGTTGTTTTCGATATTATTAAGCAAGATGGTGAAAGTAAagaagttttaattaatttcttccGTCAGCGTATAATACATAACATAAACTAATGTACAAAGGTCATATTTGTTTCCATTGATATGCTAAAACTTAACCAGAACAAAAGATCTAGTTTCAGAGGCAATTTCAAATAGGAGAAATGCAAGAGCAATAACTCGCCACTAGACAtcattttatacaatataataatgtttCTTAGTGACTTAACCGCTTAAGCCGCTGATTACAGTTTTGTTGTCCATAGAACCAGGAACCAGCTTGGTTGAACCGATATGCCAGTTCCAATTTAACAGTGGGACCGTGGAACGGATATGCCTGTTCCAATTTAACAGTGGGATGCTGGTTTTGGACTCGGTGGTCCAATTAAAACCTATGATCCCTAGAATTGGCTATCTAGTTGTCATCATACATCAATAGTTCTTTCTCTTATTAATACACTACTTTACTCAAgtaacaaaaaagaaaaggggaTAAATGGTCTGTGCTTAtagttttttatataaaaaagaaaaagaaaaaattcttTGTAGGAtacaaatataagaaaaaaaacagaggGACAAGTACACATTAATCTAGTATCAATGCTCAATTCCATTTTTACCAACTTTAGAGAGTAAAAGAATAGATTACCAGAACATCGCACATGGTTAATGTGAGTTCCTCCAATTCTTCATCTGAAAATGGCGTTTCATACAATTCAACCCCATCGTTAAAACTATTTTCGTAAGATCTCTGGTTAATGACTCTATTTAGAGCAAACATACGAGCCGTATTTACTAGTTTTACCAAATCTCCTGCTACAAAACCTTGAGTACACCCAACTAACTCctcaaaaccaaaatctttTTCGACCTTATAATTACTTGTTAGAACTGATAGTATGTCACGTCGCTCATCTTTTCCCGGaacatctaaaaaaaattcacgATCAAACCGCTGCCTTAAGGAAAGGTCTAGAGCATTAGGCTTATTGGTTGCTCCAATTGTCAGCACATAGCTGTCAGGTCGACTATTAGATCTTTCAGAATCAGAACCGTCATTCACAGGTGCGTTCATGCAAGCAATCAACTGTCTTACTGGGCACTGCGACAAACTTTCCGTTTCTGAAGTCAATgcatcaatttcatcaatgAACACAATAGATGGTGCGTTCTTGTATGCGCTAAGGAACAACTCTAGGATACCTGAACATGGTTCAACAAAAAGTCAAATGGGAAAGAATGCAAACAAAGTATGATGGTTGAGGATTAATTCATTTAAGTAAAATCCTTAAAAACGTTAATTATACACAAAGCTTAATGACACAGTGATTTGGCAAGGAAGCCTCTTTAGATAATAATCATATAGAAAATTTAGCCTATGTTAAATATTCAGTTGATTCTTTGAAATTACTAGCACTCATGTGATTTCTCATAGGTTCAGCAATGCATAAAAGAGTGATACCAACTGAGTTGTGCTTGGCTGCATACAATTCTACATACATTCACAATTCCGAAAAGGTAGCCCAATCAcatacagaaaaaaaaaatactccagcATATATATAACCCACACGGTCATATAACCCGCATTCAGTGGCCACGAGGATTCcaacaaacacaaaacacaaTTGGCACAATCACGTCATGTGATGCAATTGCAGTCCATCTAAA is a window from the Salvia hispanica cultivar TCC Black 2014 chromosome 1, UniMelb_Shisp_WGS_1.0, whole genome shotgun sequence genome containing:
- the LOC125201720 gene encoding cell division control protein 48 homolog C-like isoform X5; translation: MPSSHRKTPLSGDESSMAGSSGRVLKTLLECEDQPMRDIIQTAAAGAKNLSDANIVNLICSGFPDVKFSRCNRNLLIERVAKISPLSCRIGSAADEPEAKRPKIDDGQNVNRQIEGARASTSASSSDSNGRELCSARRDANGCMCIVEMIGDLRQGNELGASNEDKWPMFCDIGGECCLGSEMLEDLKNAVIVPMRQLKLRHYFVGKPTTAILLHGPPGCGKTMLARAIGNEARMPFYETSAAALKSGVSGILELFLSAYKNAPSIVFIDEIDALTSETESLSQCPVRQLIACMNAPVNDGSDSERSNSRPDSYVLTIGATNKPNALDLSLRQRFDREFFLDVPGKDERRDILSVLTSNYKVEKDFGFEELVGCTQGFVAGDLVKLVNTARMFALNRVINQRSYENSFNDGVELYETPFSDEELEELTLTMCDVLDAFGTVRPSAKMEDFSTTPSTNWDDVGGLQLLKLELERRIVKRIKFPKVYTSLGEIGVKNLPNSFFLYGPPGCGKTLIVQALAKEAGAHFMHIKGTEISKFSWNKLMVENIFKCAKTHPPCIVFFDELDIYFTDKDLEKDEDEWLSEEYAELRNQLRNVQSESHVYVIAKTSRCVMLHGSKG